A DNA window from Ostrea edulis chromosome 5, xbOstEdul1.1, whole genome shotgun sequence contains the following coding sequences:
- the LOC125651511 gene encoding ribosome biogenesis protein NSA2 homolog, with the protein MPQNEHIELHRKRHGYRLDYHEKKRKKEGRKAHEMADKAKKLRGIRAKLYNKKRHAEKIQMKKTIKMHEERKTKQKNNDEVPEGAVPAYLLDREGQSRAKVLSNMIKQKRKEKAGKWDVPLPKVRGMSEAEVFKVIKSGKTRRKGWKRMVTKVCYVGEGFTRKPPKFERFIRPMGLRFKKAHVTHPELKATFCLPIIGVKKNPTSTMYTSLGVITKGTILEVNISELGLVTQAGKVIWGKYAQVTNNPENDGCINAVLLV; encoded by the exons GAGAAAGAAAGAAGGAAGAAAAGCTCATGAAATGGCAGACAAAGCTAAAAAGCTAAGGGGAATAAG GGCCAAATTATACAACAAGAAAAGACACGCAGAGAAAATTCAGATGAAAAAGAC AATAAAGATGCATGAAGAAAGGAAAACCAAACAGAAGAACAATGATGAAGTGCCAGAGGGAGCTGTCCCAGCATACTTATTAGACAGAGAGGGCCAAAGTAGAGCCAAAGTCCTGTCAAATATGATCAAACAGAAACGCAAAGAAAAAGCT GGTAAATGGGACGTTCCTTTGCCCAAAGTGAGAGGGATGAGTGAAGCTGAGGTCTTCAAAGTTATCAAGAGTGGCAAAACCAGAC GAAAAGGTTGGAAAAGAATGGTTACAAAGGTCTGCTATGTGGGAGAGGGATTTACAAGAAAACCCCCTAAATTTGAGAGATTTATTCGACCAATG GGTCTGCGATTCAAGAAAGCACATGTAACACATCCAGAACTCAAAGCCACATTTTGTCTCCCCATCATTGGTGTGAAGAAAAACCCCACATCAACTATGTACACAAGCTTAGGAGTCATTACAAAAGGAACCATCTTAGAA gTTAATATTAGTGAATTGGGTCTTGTTACACAGGCTGGTAAAGTAATATGGG GTAAATATGCTCAGGTGACCAACAATCCAGAAAATGATGGATGCATTAATGCTGTTCTACTGGTGTAA